One Streptomyces drozdowiczii DNA segment encodes these proteins:
- a CDS encoding sensor histidine kinase, which yields MTRTEYPWLLPSAMAGPELPGDRGRSRRTVRDWVVDLTAFLCAAGIGLATLATIEADPTTSDTFVLVDSLVGAAACCALWFRRRWPVGLAVALTLLSTVEPVAAGALLVALFSVAVHRPFRPVVLVGALALAVVPVQPYLRPDPNTSFLASTIIGLLLILLVLSWGMVVRSRRQLVVSLRERAVRAETEAALRAEQAQRLAREEIAREMHDVLAHRLTLLSVHAGALEFRPDAPPAEVARAAGVIRDSAHEALQDLREIIGVLRGPRDSDGNRPQPTLATLDALVAESREAGMKVTLDNRLADPGAVPAAPGRTVYRIAQEALTNARKHAPGTEVTVAVTGGPGQGITVEVRNPAPTEPFTPVPGSGQGLIGLTERATLAGGRLDHGPAPDGGFEVRAWLPWAS from the coding sequence ATGACGCGTACGGAGTACCCCTGGCTGCTGCCCTCGGCGATGGCCGGACCCGAGCTGCCCGGCGACCGCGGCCGGTCCCGCCGCACCGTGCGGGACTGGGTGGTCGACCTCACCGCGTTCCTCTGCGCGGCGGGCATCGGCCTGGCGACGCTCGCCACGATCGAGGCCGACCCCACCACATCGGACACCTTCGTGCTGGTGGACTCCCTCGTCGGCGCCGCCGCCTGCTGCGCCCTGTGGTTCCGGCGCCGCTGGCCGGTCGGGCTCGCCGTCGCCCTGACCCTGCTGTCCACCGTGGAACCGGTCGCGGCGGGCGCCCTGCTCGTCGCGCTGTTCAGCGTGGCCGTCCACCGGCCGTTCCGCCCGGTCGTCCTCGTCGGCGCCCTGGCCCTGGCCGTCGTCCCCGTACAGCCGTATCTGCGCCCCGACCCGAACACGTCGTTCCTGGCGTCCACCATCATCGGGCTGCTGCTGATCCTGCTCGTCCTCAGCTGGGGCATGGTCGTGCGCTCCCGGCGCCAGCTCGTCGTCTCCCTCCGGGAACGCGCCGTCCGCGCCGAGACCGAGGCCGCCCTCCGCGCCGAACAGGCCCAGCGGCTCGCCCGCGAGGAGATCGCCCGCGAGATGCACGACGTGCTCGCCCACCGGCTGACCCTGCTCAGCGTCCACGCCGGCGCCCTGGAGTTCCGCCCCGACGCGCCCCCGGCCGAGGTGGCCCGCGCCGCCGGGGTCATCCGGGACAGCGCGCACGAGGCGCTCCAGGACCTCCGCGAGATCATCGGCGTCCTGCGCGGTCCCCGCGACAGCGACGGCAACCGCCCGCAGCCCACCCTCGCCACGCTCGACGCCCTCGTCGCCGAATCCCGGGAGGCGGGCATGAAGGTCACCCTCGACAACCGCCTCGCCGACCCCGGCGCCGTGCCCGCCGCCCCCGGGCGCACCGTCTACCGCATCGCCCAGGAGGCGCTGACCAACGCCCGCAAGCATGCCCCCGGCACCGAGGTCACCGTCGCCGTCACCGGCGGACCCGGCCAGGGCATCACCGTGGAGGTCCGCAACCCGGCGCCCACCGAGCCCTTCACCCCGGTCCCCGGCTCCGGCCAGGGGCTCATCGGCCTCACCGAACGGGCCACCCTGGCCGGCGGCCGCCTCGACCACGGGCCCGCCCCCGACGGCGGGTTCGAGGTGCGGGCCTGGCTACCGTGGGCGTCATGA
- a CDS encoding DMT family transporter — MSSAAVPAPVLAPPRRAWLTDLPVLLVAVVWGSSYLAAKGITTPQTVVAVLVLRFAVVLPVLAVAGRRRLRALSAAQWRGAGLLGLVLSGIFLVETYGIVHTSATNAGLIISLTMIFTPLAEAAVTRTRPTGAFLAAAGLSVAGVVLLTQGGGFTSPSAGDLLMLVAALARTLHVLLMARIKSVQDADPLSLTTVQLGSSVAVFALLAAAPGTGAAPWTVAAGFGAREWAGLFFLSVFCTLFAFFVQMWSVRRTSPSRVSLLLGTEPLWAAAVGIAIGGERLGLAGAAGAVLVLAGTAWGRRSADPSAP; from the coding sequence GTGTCCTCCGCCGCCGTCCCCGCCCCCGTACTCGCCCCGCCGCGCCGGGCCTGGCTCACCGATCTGCCCGTGCTGCTCGTCGCGGTGGTCTGGGGGTCGAGCTATCTCGCCGCCAAGGGCATCACCACCCCGCAGACCGTCGTCGCCGTGCTCGTGCTGCGGTTCGCCGTCGTGCTGCCCGTCCTCGCGGTCGCCGGACGGCGCCGGCTGCGCGCGCTGAGCGCCGCGCAGTGGCGGGGCGCCGGGCTGCTCGGCCTGGTGCTCAGCGGGATCTTCCTGGTGGAGACGTACGGCATCGTGCACACCTCGGCGACCAACGCCGGGCTCATCATCAGCCTCACCATGATCTTCACCCCGCTCGCCGAGGCCGCCGTCACCCGCACCCGGCCGACCGGGGCCTTCCTCGCCGCCGCCGGGCTCTCCGTGGCCGGGGTGGTGCTGCTCACCCAGGGCGGCGGATTCACCAGCCCCTCCGCCGGTGACCTGCTCATGCTCGTCGCCGCCCTCGCCCGGACCCTGCACGTCCTGCTCATGGCCCGCATCAAGTCCGTCCAGGACGCGGACCCGCTGTCCCTGACGACCGTGCAGCTCGGCAGCTCCGTCGCCGTCTTCGCCCTGCTGGCCGCCGCACCGGGGACGGGCGCGGCGCCCTGGACGGTCGCCGCCGGATTCGGAGCCCGGGAGTGGGCCGGGCTGTTCTTCCTGTCGGTGTTCTGCACGCTCTTCGCGTTCTTCGTGCAGATGTGGTCCGTACGCCGCACCTCCCCGTCCCGCGTCAGCCTGCTGCTCGGTACGGAACCGCTGTGGGCCGCCGCCGTCGGCATCGCGATCGGCGGCGAGCGCCTGGGCCTCGCCGGGGCGGCGGGCGCCGTGCTGGTCCTGGCCGGGACCGCCTGGGGGCGGCGGAGCGCGGACCCGAGCGCGCCCTGA
- a CDS encoding SDR family oxidoreductase, whose amino-acid sequence MNSTLTTTRTALVTGGSRGIGAATALRLARDGADVALTYVRDERAAKEVVAAIEATGRRAVALRADSADPEAAASAVHRAAAELGRLDILVNNAGIGVLGPIGTLTPADVDRVLAVNVRAVFLACRAAAEVMERGGRIISLGTALSRYAGGPGSTLYAMSKSALSGLTKPLARELGPRGITVNLVQPGAVDTDMNPADGPFAEGQRAANALDRFGTAEEIAALISYLAGAEAAFVTGAELVVDGGHAA is encoded by the coding sequence ATGAACAGCACCCTTACCACCACCCGCACCGCGCTCGTCACCGGCGGCAGCCGGGGCATCGGGGCCGCGACCGCGCTGCGGCTCGCCCGGGACGGCGCCGACGTGGCGCTGACCTACGTACGCGACGAGCGCGCCGCGAAGGAGGTCGTCGCCGCGATCGAGGCGACCGGCCGCCGGGCGGTCGCGCTGCGCGCCGACTCGGCCGACCCGGAGGCCGCCGCCTCGGCGGTGCACCGGGCGGCGGCGGAGCTGGGGCGGCTGGACATCCTGGTGAACAACGCGGGCATCGGCGTCCTCGGCCCCATCGGCACTCTCACACCCGCCGATGTGGACCGGGTCCTCGCCGTGAACGTCCGGGCCGTGTTCCTGGCCTGCCGGGCGGCGGCCGAGGTGATGGAGCGCGGGGGCAGGATCATCTCCCTCGGTACGGCCCTGAGCCGGTACGCGGGCGGGCCCGGCTCCACGCTGTACGCGATGAGCAAGTCCGCGCTCTCCGGCCTGACCAAGCCGCTGGCCCGCGAGCTGGGCCCGCGCGGCATCACGGTCAACCTGGTGCAGCCGGGCGCCGTGGACACCGACATGAACCCGGCCGACGGCCCCTTCGCCGAGGGCCAGCGCGCGGCCAACGCGCTGGACCGGTTCGGCACGGCGGAGGAGATCGCCGCGCTGATCTCGTACCTCGCGGGCGCGGAGGCCGCGTTCGTCACCGGGGCCGAGCTGGTCGTGGACGGCGGCCACGCCGCCTGA
- a CDS encoding aldo/keto reductase, with translation MSGIPAHTLNDGRTIPAVGLGTYPLDDDAAEKAVSGALDLGYRLVDTALNYGNETGTGRGVARSGVPREEVFVTTKVPGRHHGYEKTLASFEESRSNLGLDYVDLYLIHWPLPKVGLYVDTWRALIKLREDGLVRSIGVSNFTAEHLRRLEEETGVVPAVNQIELHPRLPQEELRAVHAAMGIVTQSWSPLGRGRDLLADPDVVAVAEAHGVTPGQAVLRWHTQLGAVPIPKSADPGRQRENLDLFGFELTPEELGRISNGRRERFGGDPEEHEEF, from the coding sequence ATGTCCGGTATCCCGGCGCACACCCTGAACGACGGCCGTACGATCCCGGCGGTCGGGCTCGGCACCTATCCGCTGGACGACGACGCGGCGGAGAAGGCCGTCTCCGGCGCCCTGGACCTCGGGTACCGGCTCGTGGACACCGCGCTGAACTACGGCAACGAGACCGGTACGGGGCGCGGCGTCGCCCGCAGCGGAGTGCCGCGCGAGGAGGTCTTCGTCACGACCAAGGTGCCCGGCCGGCACCACGGCTACGAGAAGACGCTCGCCTCGTTCGAGGAGTCCCGGAGCAACCTCGGCCTGGACTACGTGGACCTCTATCTCATCCACTGGCCGCTGCCCAAGGTGGGCCTCTACGTCGACACCTGGCGGGCGCTGATCAAGCTGCGCGAGGACGGGCTCGTCCGGTCGATCGGGGTCTCCAACTTCACCGCCGAGCACCTGAGGCGGCTGGAGGAGGAGACGGGTGTGGTGCCCGCGGTCAACCAGATCGAGCTGCACCCCCGGCTGCCGCAGGAGGAGCTGCGCGCGGTGCACGCGGCGATGGGGATCGTCACGCAGAGCTGGAGCCCGCTGGGGCGCGGCCGGGACCTGCTGGCCGACCCGGACGTGGTGGCGGTCGCCGAGGCGCACGGCGTCACCCCGGGCCAGGCGGTGCTGCGCTGGCACACCCAGCTCGGGGCCGTACCCATCCCGAAGTCGGCCGATCCGGGGCGGCAGCGGGAGAACCTGGACCTGTTCGGCTTCGAGCTGACGCCCGAGGAGCTGGGGCGGATCTCGAACGGGCGGCGGGAGCGGTTCGGCGGGGACCCCGAGGAGCACGAGGAGTTCTGA
- the alc gene encoding allantoicase: MTATAHFTGDANPYGGGDPYADYRTADHPFTHLVDLADRRLGAGVIAANDEFFAERENLLKPEPAHFDPERFGHKGKIMDGWETRRRRGASAERPHPVDQDHDWALIRLGAPGIVRGLVVDTAHFRGNYPQAVSVEAVSLPGSPSPEELLAPDVKWTTLVPRTAVGGHAANGFAVDVERRFTHLRLNQHPDGGIARLRVYGEVAPDPAWLTALGTFDVVALENGGRVEDASDRFYSPATNTIQPGRSHKMDDGWETRRRRDRGNDWIHYHLVEEADIRAVEIDTAYLKGNAAGWARLTARDAETGDWTELLPRTRLQPDTDHRFVLPDAVRADQVRIDIFPDGGISRLRLFGSLTERGTARLAARHAELGG; the protein is encoded by the coding sequence ATGACGGCGACAGCGCACTTCACCGGCGACGCGAACCCGTACGGCGGCGGCGACCCGTACGCCGACTACCGCACCGCCGACCACCCCTTCACCCACCTCGTGGACCTCGCCGACCGGCGGCTCGGCGCGGGCGTGATCGCGGCCAACGACGAGTTCTTCGCCGAGCGCGAGAACCTGCTCAAGCCGGAGCCCGCCCATTTCGACCCGGAGCGCTTCGGGCACAAGGGCAAGATCATGGACGGCTGGGAGACCCGCCGCCGACGCGGTGCGAGCGCCGAGCGGCCGCACCCGGTGGACCAGGACCACGACTGGGCGCTGATCCGGCTCGGCGCCCCCGGCATCGTGCGCGGCCTGGTCGTGGACACCGCCCACTTCCGGGGCAATTACCCGCAGGCGGTCTCCGTCGAAGCCGTCTCGCTGCCCGGCTCGCCCTCGCCGGAGGAACTGCTCGCCCCGGACGTGAAGTGGACGACGCTCGTCCCCCGTACCGCCGTCGGCGGCCACGCGGCCAACGGGTTCGCCGTCGACGTGGAGCGCCGCTTCACGCACCTGCGGCTCAACCAGCACCCGGACGGCGGCATCGCCCGCCTGAGGGTCTACGGCGAGGTCGCCCCCGACCCCGCCTGGCTGACCGCGCTCGGCACGTTCGACGTGGTCGCCCTGGAGAACGGCGGCCGGGTCGAGGACGCCTCCGACCGCTTCTACTCGCCGGCGACCAACACCATCCAGCCCGGCCGCTCCCACAAGATGGACGACGGCTGGGAGACCCGGCGCCGCCGCGACCGGGGCAACGACTGGATCCACTACCACCTGGTGGAAGAGGCGGACATCCGCGCCGTCGAGATCGACACTGCCTACCTCAAGGGCAACGCGGCCGGCTGGGCCCGGCTCACCGCCCGGGACGCGGAGACCGGCGACTGGACCGAACTCCTGCCCCGGACCCGGCTCCAGCCCGACACCGACCACCGCTTCGTGCTGCCCGACGCGGTCCGCGCCGACCAGGTCCGGATCGACATCTTCCCGGACGGCGGCATCTCCCGGCTCCGCCTCTTCGGCTCCCTCACCGAACGCGGCACGGCCCGGCTGGCCGCCCGCCACGCCGAACTCGGCGGCTGA
- the allB gene encoding allantoinase AllB, whose protein sequence is MSGPDVKLLLRSTRVVTPEGTRPASVAVTGGTIDAVLPYDTEAPAGARVEDFGDDVVLPGLVDTHVHVNDPGRTEWEGFWTATRAAAAGGITTLLDMPLNSLPPTTTVENLRVKQGVAEPKVHVDTGFWGGAIPTNVKDLRPLYEAGVFGFKCFLSPSGVEEFPELDQEQLARSMAEIAGFGGLLIVHAEDPHHLAAAPQQGGPAYANFLASRPRDAENTAIEGLIAHARRLNARVHVLHLSSSDALPLIAAARREGVRLTVETCPHFLTLTAEEVPDGATEFKCCPPIREAANQDALWQGLADGTIDCIVSDHSPCTTDLKTPDFASAWGGISSLQLGLPAIWTEARRRGHSLDDVARWMSAAPAALAGLHHKGAIEAGRDADFAVLAPDATFTVDPAELFHRNQVTAYAGRTLSGVVRSTWLRGVRIAADGVLSEPTGRLQTRDPRA, encoded by the coding sequence GTGTCCGGTCCGGACGTGAAGCTGCTACTGCGCTCGACGCGCGTCGTCACCCCCGAGGGGACCCGGCCCGCATCGGTCGCCGTCACCGGCGGGACCATCGACGCCGTTCTCCCGTACGACACCGAGGCGCCGGCCGGTGCCCGCGTCGAGGACTTCGGGGACGACGTCGTGCTGCCCGGGCTCGTGGACACCCACGTCCATGTGAACGACCCCGGCCGCACCGAGTGGGAGGGCTTCTGGACCGCCACCCGCGCGGCGGCGGCCGGCGGCATCACCACCCTGCTCGACATGCCCCTCAACTCGCTGCCGCCCACCACCACGGTCGAGAACCTGCGGGTCAAGCAGGGCGTCGCCGAGCCCAAGGTGCACGTCGACACCGGCTTCTGGGGCGGTGCGATCCCCACCAACGTCAAGGACCTGCGCCCGCTGTACGAGGCCGGGGTGTTCGGCTTCAAGTGCTTCCTGTCGCCGTCCGGCGTCGAGGAGTTCCCCGAGCTGGACCAGGAGCAGCTGGCCCGGTCCATGGCCGAGATCGCCGGCTTCGGCGGACTGCTCATCGTGCACGCCGAGGACCCGCACCACCTGGCGGCCGCGCCGCAGCAGGGCGGACCGGCCTACGCGAACTTCCTGGCGTCCCGGCCGCGCGACGCCGAGAACACCGCGATCGAGGGCCTGATCGCCCACGCCCGGCGGCTGAACGCCCGCGTCCACGTCCTGCACCTCTCGTCCAGCGACGCGCTGCCGCTGATCGCCGCCGCCCGGCGCGAGGGCGTCCGGCTCACCGTCGAGACCTGCCCGCACTTCCTCACCCTCACCGCCGAGGAGGTCCCCGACGGGGCCACCGAGTTCAAGTGCTGCCCGCCGATCCGGGAGGCCGCCAACCAGGACGCGCTGTGGCAGGGGCTGGCCGACGGCACCATCGACTGCATCGTCTCCGACCACTCGCCGTGCACCACCGACCTGAAGACCCCGGACTTCGCCTCCGCCTGGGGCGGGATCTCCTCCCTCCAGCTCGGGCTGCCCGCGATCTGGACCGAGGCCCGCCGGCGCGGCCACAGCCTCGACGACGTCGCCCGCTGGATGTCCGCCGCCCCCGCCGCCCTGGCCGGGCTGCACCACAAGGGCGCCATCGAGGCGGGCCGCGACGCCGACTTCGCGGTCCTCGCGCCCGACGCCACCTTCACCGTCGACCCGGCCGAGCTGTTCCACCGCAACCAGGTCACCGCGTACGCGGGGCGCACCCTGTCCGGCGTCGTGCGCTCCACCTGGCTGCGCGGTGTACGCATCGCCGCCGACGGCGTGCTCTCCGAACCGACCGGCCGCCTCCAGACAAGGGACCCCAGGGCATGA
- a CDS encoding IclR family transcriptional regulator, with protein MPPSHASTSDSKPAGSSGGVQSLERAFDLLERMADAGGEVGLSELSASSGLPLPTIHRLMRTLVLCGYVRQQPNRRYALGPRLIRLGESAARLLGTWARPYLARLVEETGETANMALLDGDEIVYVAQVPSKHSMRMFTEVGRRVLPHSTGVGKALLAHTPPDEVRALLARTGMPAATEKTITTPDGFLEALDQVRRVGYAVDDNEQEIGVRCLAVSVPNSPTSAAISISGPAGRVTEAATERIVPILQQAAKELSDALASSGTAG; from the coding sequence GTGCCGCCGTCCCACGCCAGCACTTCCGACTCCAAGCCCGCCGGCTCCAGCGGTGGTGTGCAGTCCCTTGAGCGCGCCTTCGACCTGCTGGAGCGGATGGCCGACGCGGGGGGCGAGGTCGGCCTGAGCGAGCTCTCCGCGAGCAGCGGACTCCCGCTGCCGACGATCCACCGCCTGATGCGCACGCTGGTCCTGTGCGGTTACGTACGCCAGCAGCCCAACCGGCGTTACGCGCTCGGCCCCCGGCTGATCCGCCTCGGCGAGTCCGCCGCGCGGCTGCTCGGCACCTGGGCGCGCCCCTATCTGGCCCGGCTGGTCGAGGAGACGGGCGAGACGGCCAACATGGCGCTGCTCGACGGCGACGAGATCGTGTACGTGGCGCAGGTGCCGTCCAAGCACTCGATGCGGATGTTCACCGAGGTGGGCCGCCGGGTGCTGCCGCACTCCACGGGCGTCGGCAAGGCGCTGCTCGCGCACACCCCGCCGGACGAGGTGCGCGCCCTCCTCGCCCGGACCGGGATGCCCGCCGCCACCGAGAAGACGATCACCACCCCGGACGGCTTCCTGGAGGCGCTGGACCAGGTGCGCCGGGTGGGCTACGCGGTGGACGACAACGAGCAGGAGATAGGGGTCCGCTGCCTGGCGGTCTCGGTCCCCAACTCCCCCACCTCCGCCGCCATCTCGATCTCCGGCCCGGCGGGCCGGGTCACCGAGGCGGCCACGGAGCGGATCGTGCCGATCCTCCAGCAGGCGGCCAAGGAGCTGTCGGACGCGCTGGCGAGCAGCGGGACGGCGGGCTGA
- a CDS encoding nucleotidyltransferase family protein yields the protein MTHAQIAGLLLAAGGGRRLGGRPKALLEHRGGLLVEHAVRTLRAGGCGPVRVVLGASADEVRDRAGLDGCGVSVNPEWTEGMGSSLRTGLDALAGTGADAALVLLVDQPGIGAEAVARVAAAYRDRTSLAAASYAGERGHPVLFGADRWADIAAGAVGDQGARGYLRAHREALTLVECGDVAQAYDIDTPADLSHLE from the coding sequence ATGACACACGCACAGATCGCCGGACTCCTGCTCGCCGCGGGCGGCGGCCGCCGGCTCGGCGGACGCCCGAAAGCCCTGCTGGAACACCGTGGCGGACTGCTCGTCGAGCACGCGGTGCGCACGCTGCGCGCGGGCGGCTGCGGCCCGGTCCGTGTGGTGCTCGGCGCCTCGGCCGACGAGGTGCGGGACCGGGCCGGGCTGGACGGCTGCGGGGTGAGCGTCAACCCGGAGTGGACCGAGGGCATGGGCTCCTCGCTGCGGACGGGGCTGGACGCGCTCGCGGGGACGGGCGCGGACGCGGCGCTCGTGCTGCTGGTCGACCAGCCGGGGATCGGGGCGGAGGCGGTGGCCCGGGTGGCCGCGGCGTACCGGGACCGGACGAGCCTGGCGGCGGCCTCGTACGCGGGGGAACGCGGGCATCCGGTGCTGTTCGGGGCGGACCGGTGGGCGGACATCGCGGCGGGTGCGGTGGGCGACCAGGGGGCACGAGGGTATCTGCGGGCGCACCGGGAGGCGCTGACGCTAGTGGAGTGCGGTGACGTGGCACAGGCGTACGACATCGACACTCCGGCGGACCTCTCCCACCTGGAGTGA
- the aceB gene encoding malate synthase A → MSAPAPSSLAIVDAEPLPRQDEVLTPAALAFVAELHRRFTPRRDELLARRGERRAEIARTSTLDFLPETAAIRADDSWKVAPAPAALNDRRVEITGPTDRKMTINALNSGARVWLADFEDASAPTWENVVLGQLNLMDAYNRSIDFTDPRSGKSYALKPADELATVVTRPRGWHLDERHLQLDGTPVPGALVDFGLYFFHNAQRLIDLGKGPYFYLPKTESHLEARLWNDIFVFAQDELGIPQGTVRATVLIETITAAYEMEEILYELRDHASGLNAGRWDYLFSIVKNFRDGGAKFVLPDRNAVTMTAPFMRAYTELLVRTCHKRGAHAIGGMAAFIPSRRDAEVNKVAFEKVKADKDREANDGFDGSWVAHPDLVPIAMASFDAVLGEKPNQKERLREDVSVAAGDLIAIDTLHAKPTYEGLRNAVAVGIRYIEAWLRGMGAVAIFNLMEDAATAEISRSQIWQWINADVVFENGEHATADLARKVAAEELAAIRAEIGDEAFAAGQWQEAHDLLLQVSLDQDYADFLTLPAYERLR, encoded by the coding sequence ATGTCCGCACCAGCGCCGTCCTCGCTGGCCATCGTCGATGCCGAGCCCCTGCCCCGGCAGGACGAGGTCCTCACCCCCGCGGCCCTCGCGTTCGTGGCCGAGCTGCACCGCCGGTTCACGCCCCGGCGCGACGAGCTGCTCGCCCGCCGCGGTGAGCGCCGTGCCGAGATCGCCCGCACCTCCACGCTTGACTTCCTGCCGGAGACCGCGGCGATCCGGGCGGACGACTCCTGGAAGGTCGCGCCGGCCCCGGCCGCGCTGAACGACCGCCGGGTGGAGATCACCGGTCCGACCGACCGCAAGATGACCATCAACGCCCTGAACTCGGGCGCGAGGGTCTGGCTCGCCGACTTCGAGGACGCCTCCGCCCCCACCTGGGAGAACGTGGTCCTCGGCCAGCTCAACCTGATGGACGCGTACAACCGCTCCATCGACTTCACCGACCCGAGGTCCGGCAAGTCGTACGCGCTGAAGCCGGCCGACGAGCTGGCGACCGTCGTCACCCGCCCGCGCGGCTGGCACCTGGACGAGCGCCACCTCCAGCTCGACGGCACCCCCGTGCCCGGCGCGCTGGTCGACTTCGGCCTGTACTTCTTCCACAACGCCCAGCGCCTGATCGACCTCGGCAAGGGCCCGTACTTCTACCTGCCGAAGACGGAGTCGCACCTGGAGGCCCGCCTCTGGAACGACATCTTCGTCTTCGCGCAGGACGAGCTGGGCATCCCGCAGGGCACCGTCCGCGCCACGGTCCTGATCGAGACGATCACCGCCGCGTACGAGATGGAGGAGATCCTGTACGAGCTGCGCGACCACGCCTCCGGGCTGAACGCGGGCCGCTGGGACTACCTCTTCTCCATCGTCAAGAACTTCCGTGACGGCGGCGCCAAGTTCGTCCTGCCGGACCGCAACGCGGTGACGATGACCGCCCCGTTCATGCGGGCGTACACCGAACTCCTGGTGCGCACCTGCCACAAGCGCGGCGCCCACGCGATCGGCGGCATGGCGGCCTTCATCCCGTCCCGCCGCGACGCCGAGGTCAACAAGGTCGCGTTCGAGAAGGTCAAGGCCGACAAGGACCGCGAGGCGAACGACGGCTTCGACGGCTCCTGGGTCGCCCACCCCGACCTCGTCCCGATCGCCATGGCCTCCTTCGACGCGGTCCTCGGCGAGAAGCCGAACCAGAAGGAGCGCCTGCGCGAGGACGTCTCGGTGGCGGCCGGCGACCTGATCGCCATCGACACCCTGCACGCCAAGCCCACGTACGAGGGCCTGCGCAACGCGGTCGCCGTCGGCATCCGGTACATCGAGGCGTGGCTGCGCGGCATGGGCGCGGTCGCCATCTTCAACCTGATGGAGGACGCGGCCACCGCCGAGATCTCGCGCTCGCAGATCTGGCAGTGGATCAACGCGGACGTGGTCTTCGAGAACGGCGAGCACGCCACCGCGGACCTGGCCCGCAAGGTCGCCGCCGAGGAACTGGCCGCGATCCGCGCGGAGATCGGCGACGAGGCGTTCGCCGCCGGCCAGTGGCAGGAGGCCCACGACCTGCTCCTCCAGGTCTCCCTGGACCAGGACTACGCGGACTTCCTGACGCTGCCCGCGTACGAGCGGCTGCGCTGA